The Watersipora subatra chromosome 1, tzWatSuba1.1, whole genome shotgun sequence genome has a window encoding:
- the LOC137409403 gene encoding uncharacterized protein, whose protein sequence is MGNLQAKPTDNLTQEEIKELEATFKLFDEDNSGSISAEELGEVMKALGQNPTPEELDVMLHDVDTDGSGTIDIDEFLAMMAKRSKGYEKEVKMAFKVFNKDGFITEKELRWLFETIGEKVTNSQVKLMMGAAEADAEGRINYKQFSTMMKGILESQDASKQTPPPKPK, encoded by the exons ATGGGTAACTTACAAGCAAAGCCTACTGATAATCTGACACAGGAAGAAATTAAAGAATTGGaggcaactttcaaactgtttgATGAAGATAACAGTGGATCAATCAGCGCAGAAGAACTGGGAGAG GTGATGAAAGCGCTAGGACAGAACCCAACACCTGAAGAGTTAGATGTGATGCTGCATGATGTCGACACGGACGGCAGCGGTACCATAGATATTGATGAGTTCCTCGCTATGATGGCAAAAAGATCTAAAG gTTATGAAAAGGAAGTAAAGATGGCATTTAAAGTTTTCAACAAAGATGGCTTCATCACAGAGAAAGAGTTGCGATGGTTATTTGAGACAATAGGAGAGAAAGTGACCAACAGTCAGGTGAAGTTGATGATGGGTGCTGCCGAGGCTGATGCGGAAGGCAGAATAAACTACAAGCAGTTTTCAACGATGATGAAAGGAATACTTGAGAGCCAAGATGCGAGCAAACAGACTCCGCCACCGAAGCCAAAGTAG